In the genome of Lagopus muta isolate bLagMut1 chromosome 21, bLagMut1 primary, whole genome shotgun sequence, one region contains:
- the SCNN1D gene encoding amiloride-sensitive sodium channel subunit delta, translating to MEQGAAREEEERKEGLIEFYDSFKDMFEFFCKNTTIHGTIRLVCSSSNKMKTAFWTLLFLASFGMLYWQFALMFSQYWAYPVVLTMSMHSEAKMFPAITICNLDPYRFDLVSEHLVQLDRMAEKSVSVLYGINTSASLFHVNEKSVHMRDLPSTGNHNRSSFKLSPNFSLLRTTEFNNRTGKRQSLVGFRLCNATGGNCFYKTYSSGMDAVLEWYRFHYMNIMSQQPVIVNISDHEEKIEDMVYSCQYDGEPCRPSDYVHFHHPVFGSCYTFNSKGTDSFWTATKPGIPYGLSLILRAEQKDHIPLLSTVAGVKVMIHNHNQTPFLEHEGFDIRPGIATTIGIQQDKVNRLGGNYGKCTTDGSDVKVKLLYNSYTLQACLHSCFQHIMVQKCGCGYYYYPLPPGAEYCNYNKQPAWGHCFYQLYSRLRNHHLNCFDQCPKPCRESLYKVSAGTAKWPSEKSQDWVRQALRHQNGYNSTSNRKDIAKVTIYYKQLNYQSLNESPLLSDNLLLSSMGSQWSLWFGSSVLSVVEMLELLIDTLVLSLLFCYQRFRSKTLKVARASSIPSVSLTLESYRVVQEVGKGSASGVPMATASSSDPHPAQLSSKAIPELCPDVVLNGFRYMKDSCLEGERSL from the exons atggagcagggagctgcaagagaggaggaagagagaaaagaaggcttgaTAGAGTTCTATGATTCCTTCAAGGACATGTTTGAGTTCTTCTGTAAGAACACCACCATCCACGGCACCATCCGCCTCGTGTGCTCCAGCAGCAATAAGATGAAGACAGCTTTCTGGACGCTGCTCTTTCTTGCCAGTTTTGGCATGCTGTACTGGCAATTTGCACTCATGTTCAGCCAATACTGGGCCTACCCCGTTGTCCTGACCATGTCGATGCATTCGGAGGCCAAGATGTTTCCAGCAATTACCATCTGCAATCTGGATCCATACAG ATTTGATCTGGTTAGCGAGCACTTGGTTCAGTTGGATCGCATGGCAGAGAAATCTGTTAGTGTTCTGTATGGCATCAACACGTCTGCCAGCTTATTCCATGTCAACGAGAAGAGCGTCCACATGAGAGACTTGCCAAGCACAGGCAATCACAACAGATCCAGCTTCAAACTGAGCCCAAACTTCTCTCTACTGAGAACAACTGAGTTCAATAATAGGACAGGGAAGAGACAGTCTCTTGTGGGCTTCAGACTG TGCAATGCCACAGGTGGGAATTGCTTCTACAAGACCTATTCATCTGGGATGGATGCAGTCCTTGAGTGGTACAGGTTTCACTACATGAACATCATGTCCCAGCAGCCGGTTATAGTCAACATTTCTGATCACGAGGAGAAGATAGAAGACATGGTCTACTCCTGTCAGTACGATGGGGAGCCCTGCAGGCCCAG TGACTATGTTCACTTTCACCACCCAGTCTTTGGAAGCTGCTATACTTTTAACAGCAAAGGAACAGACTCCTTCTGGACAGCAACAAAACCAGGAATTCCTTATG GACTTTCCCTTAtcctgagagcagagcagaaggatcACATCCCACTCCTGTCTACAGTAGCAGGTGTGAAAGTGATGATACACAACCACAACCAGACACCATTCCTCGAGCATGAAGGCTTTGACATCCGACCAGGCATTGCCACCACCATTGGCATCCAGCAG GACAAGGTGAATCGCCTGGGTGGCAATTATGGGAAATGCACAACAGACGGCAGTGATGTGAAAGTTAAACTCCTCTACAACTCCTACACCCTGCAG GCTTGTCTGCATTCCTGCTTTCAGCACATAATGGTTCAAAAATGTGGCTGTGGGTATTACTACTACCCACTGCCTCCTGGGGCTGAGTACTGCAACTACAACAAGCAGCCTGCGTGGG GGCACTGCTTTTACCAGTTGTACAGCAGGCTCAGGAATCACCACCTGAATTGCTTTGACCAGTGCCCCAAGCCTTGCAG GGAGTCGCTGTACAAGGTGTCTGCTGGGACAGCCAAATGGCCATCGGAGAAGTCTCAG GACTGGGTCCGCCAAGCTCTCAGGCATCAGAATGGATATAATTCTACGAGCAACAG GAAGGACATTGCCAAGGTGACCATCTACTACAAGCAGCTGAACTACCAGTCTCTGAATGAGTCTCCTTTGCTCTCG GATAATCTGCTTCTGTCCAGCATGGGAAGCCAATGGAGTCTGTGGTTTGGATCCTCGGTGCTGTCTGTAGTTGAAATGTTGGAGCTGCTCATAGATACATTGGTGTTGTCTCTCCTCTTCTGCTACCAAAGGTTCAGATCAAAGACACTAAAGGTAGCTCGTGCCTCCTCCATCCCTAGTGTGAGCCTGACCCTAGAAAGCTACCGTGTTGTGCAGGAGGTTGGAAAAGGCTCTGCTTCAGGAGTGCCTATggccacagccagcagcagtgacccacatcctgcccagctctccagcaagGCAATACCAGAGCTCTGCCCAGACGTGGTGCTGAATGGCTTCAGGTACATGAAGGACAGCTGTCTGGAAGGAGAACGAAGTCTCTAA